A stretch of the Chelonoidis abingdonii isolate Lonesome George chromosome 11, CheloAbing_2.0, whole genome shotgun sequence genome encodes the following:
- the LOC116839660 gene encoding aurora kinase C — protein sequence MAYKENVTPGAGPNLAKYGMLSGPGPQRVPRKDPYMPSGTPSKTLLAQRAMASANKIILKSSSIQKPAVPGRVPTESSSGVQVAQPTPQRVFTINDFEIGRPLGKGKFGNVYLARERASRFIVALKVLFKSQMEKEGVEHQLRREIEIQSHLQHPNILRLYNYFHDKKRVYLILEYAPRGELYKELQKCRQFDEQKTATFMEELADALIYCHAKKVIHRDIKPENLLMGLKGELKIADFGWSVHAPSLRRRTMCGTLDYLPPEMIEGKTHDEKVDLWCIGVLCYELLVGQPPFESSTHTETYRRITKVRCPAPEVAASRRQQRETRSPGFKLLGVSAPNHSPPSGIEPASGLCFVDPGM from the exons ATGGCTTACAAGGAGAACGTGACCCCTGGTGCCGGCCCCAACCTGGCCAAG TATGGGATGCTGAGCGGGCCAGGCCCCCAGCGAGTCCCCCGGAAGGATCCCTACATGCCCAGCGGCACCCCCTCCAAGACGCTGCTGGCACAGAGGGCCATGGCCAGCGCCAATAAGATTATCCTGAAGTCCTCCAGCATCCAGAAGCCAG CCGTCCCGGGCAGGGTGCCCACCGAATCCAGCTCCGGTGTCCAGGTGGCTCAACCCACCCCGCA gcgaGTGTTCACCATCAATGACTTTGAGATCGGGCGCCCGCTGGGGAAGGGGAAGTTCGGGAACGTGTACCTGGCCCGGGAGCGGGCGTCCCGGTTCATCGTGGCGCTCAAAGTGCTCTTCAAGTCGCAGATGGAGAAGGAGGGCGTGGAGCACCAGCTGCGGCGGGAGATCGAGATCCAGTCCCATCtcca ACACCCCAACATCCTGCGCCTCTACAACTATTTCCACGACAAGAAGCGGGTCTACCTGATCCTGGAGTACGCGCCCCGCGGCGAGCTCTACAAGGAGCTGCAGAAGTGCCGACAGTTCGACGAGCAGAAGACCGCCACG TTCATGGAGGAGCTCGCTGACGCACTCATCTACTGCCACGCCAAGAAGGTGATTCACCGCGACATCAAGCCGGAAAACCTCCTTATGGGCCTGAAGGGCGAGCTCAAGATCGCCGACTTCGGCTGGTCCGTGCACGCACCCTCGCTCAG GCGGAGGACCATGTGCGGCACGCTGGATTACCTGCCCCCCGAGATGATCGAGGGAAAGACGCACGACGAGAAGGTGGATCTGTGGTGCATTGGGGTCTTGTGCTATGAGCTCCTGGTGGGGCAGCCGCCCTTCGAGAGCTCCACCCACACGGAGACATATCGCCGCATCACCAAGGTGAggtgccccgccccagaggtggctgcatctcggcGCCAG CAGAGAGagaccaggagtcctggcttcaaGCTCCTCGGGGTCTCTGCCCCGAACCACTCCCCGCCGTCGGGGATAGAACCAGCGTCCGGGCTCTGCTTTGTGGACCCCGGCATGTGA